The following is a genomic window from Candidatus Methylarchaceae archaeon HK02M2.
AAGGCTATATTGTTTTTTCCTAAAATCATTAAGATACTTACAAATGTTGTGGTAATAGATTATATAAATTCGTTCAAACTTAATTCAATAGGGAAATATGAGTAATGTAGAAATAAAAGAAAGAATCGAAATGATCAAATCTGACCGAAACCATGGAGCTAGCTGGTTATCGAGACAAGCGTTATATACTTTGAAATTGGTGGCGGAAAGAAGTAATGCAACAACTTGTAATGATTTAATTAGACATTTAATGCAAGTTGGAAAGCAACTGGTGGAAGCTCACCCAAGTATGGCACCATTGACTAACACCATCAGTCACGCTATTTACAATATCTCAGAGAACTCGGAGAGAGACCTTGACTCTTTGAAGAGATTTATAATTTATCGAGTTAAAGAGTTAATCGAAAATTCTCGGAAGTCTATGCTAAAAGCTGCTTTGAATGCATCAAAATTGATTCAAGAAGGAACCACAATTATAACCCATAGTTATAGTTCAACGATAATGGAAGCTATAAACCAGTTAAGAGAAAAAGGAGTTCAAGTTATCATCTCTGAATCAAGACCACTTTATGAAGGTAGGAAAGTTGCTCACGAACTTTCATTACTCGAAATTCCCGTTACTCTTATCATCGATTCTGCCCTTGGATATTTTTCATCTGTAGCTGATGTTGCTCTTGTTGGCGCCGATAGTGTACTTGCAGATGGTTCGATAATCAATAAAATTGGTACTTATCTATTAGCATTAGCAGCAAAAGAATCCAATATTCCATTTTATGTTGTATGTGAGACGAACAAATTCAATATTAAAAGTTATTTAGGTATGAAGATTGAATTGGAACAGAAGGAGAGTTCAGAGATAACCGATGATATATCTGGAGTAAATATTAGAAATCTATATTTTGATATCACGCCCCCAAAATTTGTTTCGCAAATAATCACTGAGGGGAAGGAGTTTAAGCCCAATGAAGTCGTAAGTCATATGAAAAAATATAAAAAGTATCTTGAATGGTTAAAAGAGTAATAATAAGAATATCACTTTTATAGGCTGTGTTTATAACTTTCTCTTTAAGCTTTCCTTTATTAGAATCTTAAGTGAATATTAGTTTGGATAGTCTTAAATTAAACATGAATGTTAATGGCTTCAATCATAGGATCAGAATTTCTTTGATAGTTGTTAGACATTCTTTAAACTTTCAAGCATGAATCCAGTCTTTTTCAGATCAGGTTCATGTGGCATTCTCCTTAGATTCAGGATTCATGATCATTCCACCATACCTTTAAATAATTCACGTACCTCTTATTCGTGAAACTCATCTTTCTGAGCTTTATCATGAGTTTCTTAGCTCTGGCAAGATTTTCATCATGTAAAAGCTTCCTATTAGATAAGGAGAAAAGTTCTCATACAATATCTTAAGCATATTTACGCTCAAAAAAATCCATGATAGGTATGGTGGAGGGGATAATTAAGGATGCCTAGGGAGGATGAGGGAGGATGAGGGAGGGCGGTAGGGGATGGTCAGGGAGGGTCAGGGAGGATGATGTTTTCTTAAAATCATTTTTTTACTATAATGTACACTATATAGTGATACTAAAAAAGGTACTGTAAGCCCCTACTATTAATACCCGATACTCCTCCGTCATCCTTATAATCGTCTTTTAGCAACCTGTCATCACCCCTTCACATATGTTCACTATCCCTCAACCCCTTTCAATATCCCTTTGAGGCTTGCGAATATATTTGTTTGATTTTGAAGATTAATTTTAAGTTTCTAATACCTAAATCTTAAATTACTCTTAGCAATGGTAATGAAACCGTAAGCTTGCTAAATTGGATTTTTTAAGAAGGAAGATAATATATCGGAATATTCCCTGCTTTCATATGACGAATATAATATAATTCTATCTCGATAACTTTGTAATCATCTCTACTCATACATTCCTTTATTATAGTCAAAATATTAACAAAGAAAGATTTGATAAATAGACATATATTAGCAGTATCCAAATAAGGATTCGGATATTATGAGAAAGTTATCTCCAGATTTTATACATGAATTAAAGCTTGGTGATTTAAATTCTATTTTAGAAAGAGTAAAGGATGACAATACCTTGGATTTTCAGATCAGAGATGACTATGTGAATATTTATTATAGAGGGGGGAATTTAATAAAGATCGAAAAATTAAAGAGTAGTAGCAATAAATTCATGTTTTCATTTGACGAAAAATATGCAAGGAATACTAAATTAAGACTACCAGAGAAATCAGATATTAAAGGATGGATAGAGATCATTCCTCAATTAAAACATATGATGGACCTTTATTTTACGACTTTAGAGAAAAACGAAAGAGAATTTCAACAACTTGTTGTAAGGGAAAACAATTACACCAGCATTTCAAAGTCAACGGATTACTTCATAGTTGATGTTGAATATGATAATCGTTTAGGTGCCCGCTTTGATCTGATTGCCATTGAATGGGAGTCTAAAGGGACCATAAGGAAACTTACAAAGGGATACAAGCCCAAACTTGTTTTTCTAGAAATAAAATACGGTGATGGAGCACTAAAGGGTAGCTCTGGAATAAAAAAACACATCGAAGATTTTAAGAAATTTCGATCATCCAATAATTATCAAGAAATAAAAGAAGAAATGAAGGAAATATTCAAACAAAAGAGAGATCTAAGATTAATAGCTGGTTTACAAAGCAACATTCATCCTATAGAAGATTTTTCGGATAATATTGATCTTGTCTTTTTAGTAATTAATCATGATCCAGAGAGTAGAAAATTGAAAAGAATCTTAGATGAGATTGAAGAAATCCATCAAGATATAGAATTCAATATCGGATTTTGCGTTAGTAATTTCATGGGTTATGGATTATTTAAACAAAATATTTTCGGTATAGCAAAATTTAAGGAAAGATTTGAAAAGCAGATATACTGTAAATGACAAAAAGGTAAAAACTATCTTCGATGGCCTTTTTAGTTGTAAAAGCTAACGATTCGTTCAAGGAGTTTTAAAAACATATTTCAAAAGTTAAGTGCAGATATAACCTAATTTAATTTAATTTAATAAAAACCATTAAATCTAATCATGTATAAGATCGTATTTTGATTATTTATTTACAGATACTAAAACTATTATCCATAGGTATAGTATAAAGATGGAATGACATAGCCTTCGATTAAATTTATAAAGAATTTATAAAAAATTAATGATGATTGTCGAGGGAATTTGAGTATAAAAGCAGTAATTTTTGATCTAGATGGGACATTGGTCAAATTTGCCTTAGATATCACAAATGCACGAAAAGAAGCCATCACAGAGATCAAAAGAATAGGGATAAATGCTGAGAATTTAAATAACTTGAATGTTTATTTAATGCTCAAAGTTATAAAAAGTCGTACCGATGCCAATACTTACCTTAAATTAAAACAATCAGTATGGAGAATAGTCGAAAAATTTGAACTTAAAGCATCAAAATGCGTTAACATACAACCCGATGCACTTAATACTTTAATCTTTATCAAAAAGCTTGGGTTAAAATTAGCTTTAGTAACCAATAATGGGCGTAAAGCCACATACAATATCATTAAAAAGTTTAAATTTGATAATTTCTTCGACACAATTATCACAAGAGAAGATTCTAAAGAATTAAAGCCTGATGGTTTAAGCATAGGAAGATCAATAAAAATCCTAGGGATAAAGTCGCAAGAGGCTATTTACGTCGGAGATAGTGTGATAGATGTCTTGGCAGCGAAGAAGGCCGGAGTAATTTCAGTAGCTCTACCGACAGGTATTTCCAGAATAAGTGATCTAGTTAAAACTAAACCCGATTTTATTATAGGCTCCTTACAAGATATGATGGATTTAATCAATCGCTACTTTCACTACTAAAAGATTATATATAACAATTGTTATAACCCTTAATATGGATTTACATTATTATTTAATAAAAGATTATAAGCATCACAAGGGGAGGCATTGATATAAATTGACATCTAGAAAGAATGTTAAATTCAAGTTTGACAAGTTGAAGAGCGAGACAGCCGAGATCGATGGACTAGAAGTTTCGATAGGTAAGTTAATTCGTGAAAAATGGGATGAACCATACGGTCCAACACCATCTCCTTCCCTAGCCACGCTCAGAGAATGGGACTTAAAGCTCTTGAAACGTTACAAACCATTCTATCTGCCCTACTGTGATGTCTGTTGCCTCTGCACTATGGGTAAATGTGATCTTACAGCCGGAAAGAGGGGTGCGTGTGGTCTAGATATATGTGCTCAACAATCCAGGATTGTTCTTATAGCTTGTTGTATGGGAGCTGCTACTCATATTGGTCACGCAAGACATCTAGTAGAGCATCTAATAGAAAAATATGGTAGAGATAGTCCGATAGATGTGGGTAGATCTGTTGGTGTTGATATTGAAGCTCCAGTAACTAGGTTGGTTTATGGTGAGAAGCCAGAAACGTTAGGGGATTTAGAAGAAGTGTTAGACTATGTTGAAAAACAAGTCACACAACTTTTAGCGTCTACTCACACAGGTCAAGAAGGAGATAACTTAGATTTTGAGTCAAAAGTTTTCCATGCAGGTATGATCGATCAAGTCGGTATGGAAATTGCTGACCTCGCTCAAATCTCTGTTTACGGCTTTCCAAAAGCTGACCCAGAGGCACCATTAGTAGAGTTAGGGATAGGTGTCATCGATACTACAAAACCCACTATTCTGGTTATAGGTCATAATGTTCCTCCTTCAGTTGAAATCATCAATTACATGGAAGAGTCGGGTCTTTCAGATAGTATTGAAGTTGCAGGGATATGCTGTACATCTATCGATGCTACAAGATATAATCCAAAAGCAAAGATTGTCGGACCTATTTCATGGCAATTAAGGTTCATTAGAAGTGGCATGGCAGATGTAATTGTTGTTGATGAACAATGTATTCGAACAGACGTTGCTATAGAAGCGCAAAAGACGATGACGCCCGTTATCGCTACAGCAGAAAAGAACTGTCTTGGCCTACCTAATCGAACTAACGATCCTGTAGATGAGATCGTAAAAGATCTTGTAGAAGGAAAAGCTCATGGTGCCTTGATATTCGATCCCGATAAGGTAGGAGAGGTCGCTGTAAGGACAGCAACGCTTCTTGCACCTAAGAGGAAGAAGTTCAAAGTTATACCCGAGATAAGTGAAATATTAGAAGGTGCAAGTAAATGTGCACAATGCCGCTTTGCTCCTTGTATGAGGGCTTGCCCGAACAATCTTCCAATTCGTGAAGCGATGGAGCAAGCCGCTAAAGGAGATCTAGAAGGACTTTCTAATCTTTATGAAGTTTGTATTGGTTGTGTGCGTTGTGAGAGCGCATGTACTAACGACTTACCCATCCACAACTATATCGTAGGTGCTTCCATAAAAAAGATGATGGAGGAAAAATACAAGATCAGGTCTGGAAGAGGGCCAATACAAGATGTTGAGATACGAAAGGTTGGTGGGCCTATCGTTTTAGGAGAGATACCTGGGGTTATAGCATTAGTGGGATGCGCAAACTATCCGAAAGGAGGAAATGAAGTTGCAGAAATTGCTGAAGAGTTTGCAAAGCGGAGATTTATAGTAACTACTTCAGGATGTTCAGCAATGTCTATTGGCATGTACCGAGACGAAGATGGTAGAAATCTCTATGAGGTATATCCAGGAGAATTTGATGCAGGCGGTATTGTAAATGTTGGATCTTGCGTCGCTAATCCTCATATAGCAGGTGCAGCAATAAAGATTGCGAGTATCTTTGCAAGACGAAAGCTTAGAGGAAATTATGAAGAAATTGCAGATTATATTCATAATCGAGTTGGTGCAGTAGGTATAGCTTGGGGTGCTATAACTCAGAAGGCGGCATCAATAGCGAGTGGCTTTTGGCGTTTAGGGATACCTGTAATCGTAGGTCCACACGGGTCAAAGTATAGGCGTATGCTATTGGGTAGAAAAGATCGTAAAGAAGATTGGTATGTCTATGATGCTCGTACCGGAGAGAAAGTATTTGTTGGGCCTTGTCCTGAACATCTCTTCTATACTGCTGAAACAAAGGAGGAAGCTATGGTGATGGCCGCAAAGCTCTGTATGAGGCCAAATGATACAGCGAGGGGAAGGATGATTAAGCTTGCACATTATATCGACCTCCACAAGAGGTTCTATAAAGTCATGCCTGACGATATTCACCTTTTTGTGAGAACTGAGACAGATCTACCGATAACGATGAAGGAAGAGATAAAGAAAATACTCGCTGAAAAAGGGTGGAAGGAGAATATTATACCAGACCCTACATTGTTACCAAGAATGGTTCATACAAAGGAGGAGAAGAGTGATGAGTAATGAACCTTGGCAGATAGGTGAAATTGCAGGACCGAAAAAAGCACTCATAATTACAAAGCCTTCCGTAGTTGTGGGTATGGTTAAAAAAGCAAAGCGTACTCTTATGGTTGTTGGTCATCAAACAGCAGAGATCGACTTAGGAGAAGAAAATGCGATCGATTATATGATTAAAATAGCAGACAGATTCAAAATCCCAATCGTAGCTACAGCCAATGCAGTAAGTGAGTTCGTTGAAAGGAATTATCCTATTTCATGGATGTCTGCTATGGACATCGGTAATCGGCTTCAGGACCCAGAGTGGGAAGGACTGGATGGGAAAGGCCAATACGATCTCGTCCTATTTATTGGGATTCCCTACTATATGGAGTGGACGATTCTATCCGGACTTAAACACACTGCTCCTAACCTAAAAACTATCTCTTTAGATAGATATTACCATCCTCATGCATCTTGGTCATTTTCAAATATTAAAATCGATGAATGGGTTACATATTTAAAAACTATCATAGGTCAGATAGAAGAGAAAGCATAGTTCTATCAGGGTTAATTAGTTAAATTCCTTCCTCTAGGTAAGAGGAAGATATTCATGTTATGATCAAGATTTAATGTCCATTTCCAATTAACTTTGTTGATACAGGATTTAATATCAATAAAGCTTTAACATCATAACCAGTACATTTTGAAGATTTCCCAACATACTGCACAGAAGGTATTCGTTAAACTCTGAAATACATTATTCCTTTAAATAATCAAATCTTTTCATATACTTAAAAAGTGTGGCTCAGTCAAATGCCTTCATTTCATTACTTTGTATCGCTCTAAATAACTCTGAATCCTCATCGCCACAAATTAAGTTAATATCTATACATATTTAAAGATTAAAGAAAATATAGTAAACCTCTTCCATTTAGATTATTTGATAACGATTTTTCCAAACCTTAATCTTTAAAGGATGAAATCGTTTTATTTCATATAATCATGCACGTTCGAGTTGAGAAAAAAGGTATTCGTGCTCTTGGGATAGCTGAGAGCTTCAAAAAAGATCAAAGTAAAAGATCAGTATTAGCAGGAGTAGTAATCAGAAGTGATATGATCATAGATGGATTTGTCTTTGGAAGTGCAGAGCTAGGAGGAGATGATGCGACAGATGAGATTGTTAACATGTTTAAAAGATTAAATCGGAATGATATCAATGTGATAATATTATCGGGGAGTGTAATCAGTATGTACAATATCATCGATATAGACTCGGTAGGGCTAAAAACCAATACACCAGTGATAAGTGTTACATTTGAGGAGTCTGAAGGCTTGGAGCCTCATATAAAGCATCATTTTCCAGATTCTTGGGAGAAAAAGTTATCAGCTTATGAACAGCTTGGCTCAAGGGAGATTGTTAAACTTCATACAAATTATAAAATTTTTGTGAGACCTCATGGAATTTCTTTAGAAATCTGTAAAAGAATATTGGATAAATTTACAATTCAGGGCGCCATACCAGAGCCCATAAGATTGGCGAGGCTACTTGCTAGAGCAAAGATTTTTTCAAATATTTTTCAAAAAAATGAACAGTATACTCATAGATTTTAATATTAATAAGATTATTATCATCTAATCAATTAAATATAGATTATAGGATTTTATACGGTTTTGATAATATCTTGATTATATATGGTTTTTAAGGTAGCTTTTCATCCACTTGTTCAAAGATTTTCATTTAACTTTAAGATATAGTATAAATATTAGTAAAGGTAAAATATGTCGATAAAATATGAATCGTACACGTATTCTAACACTATCTACTTTCACTTTAATGATCATTTTAGCTACAACATGCATTCCTGTAGTATTAGCTCAGGATCCAGATGACTATATTGTAACAGAAGCTATTGCAAACAATCTAGTAATAATAACTTCTGAAGGTGGAAGAGGCGTTATACATGACTTCATTGGTACGGCTGTGCCTTCCGGAGTAGCCATAGATTCTGAGGGGAATTATATAGTAACAGAAGCTAATACAGACAAACTAGTTAAAATAACAACTGAAGGTGTAAGAACAGTGATATTTAATTTCGCTCCTAATTCAGGACCTTTGGGTGTAGCCATAGATTCTGAGGGGAATTATATAGTAACAGAATGGGAAGCAGACAATCTAGTAAAAATTACTCCTAATGGTATAAGGAGCGAGATATTCTCCTTTAATTCAGCAACACACCCTTCCGGAGTAGCCATAGATTCTGAGGGGAATTATATAGTAACAGAAGAAGCTGCAAACAATTTAGTCAAGATAACTCCAGAGGGAGCAAGAACAATTATACATGATTTCGTTAGCGCGCCTTATCCTTATAGTGTAGCCATAGACTCTGAAGGTGATTATATAGTAACAGAACATAATGCTAACAAGCTTGTCAAGATAACTCCTGGTGGAGTAAGAACAGAAATATACGAATTCGATGGTGGGACTAATCCTATAGGTGTAGCCATAGACTCTGAAGGTGATTATATAGTAACAGAAGCTAGTGTAAACAAACTAGTTAAAATAACAACTGAAGGTGTAAGAACAGAAATATACGAGTTCGATGGTGGGACTTTTCCTTGGGGTGTGGCTGTTTATCCCGATCTAATTCCGCCAACCATTTCAATCACCTTCCCTATAAGTGGTTCTTACGTTGGAAATATTACGGTAGTTGAAGGTACAAGTGAAGATGTACATTCTGTTATTGAAAAGGTAGAAGTCAAGATCGATGATGGTTCTTGGCAGTTGGCAACAGGAACAACATCTTGGTCCTGCTCTTTGGACACTACAAGTGTTGTTGCTGGTAGCCACACAATCACTGCAAGGGCAACTGATAACAACAACAACACAGATACTACTAGCGTTAATGTGATCGTCGATAATTTACCACCATCACTTTCTATCATTTCACCTACGAGTGGCTCTGAATTAACGTCATCAATCGTTACAGCTATGTGGACTGGTTTAGACGCTGGTTCAGGAATAGATCATTACGAAGTCAAGTTAGATGGAGGTTCATGGATCAATGTTTTAACTTCTAATAACCATAACTTTTCAGGAGTAAGTGATGGAAGCCATACCGTTTACGTCAAGGCTGTAGATGGAGTTGGCAACTCAAAGGAGGCTAGTGTTAACTTCACTGTTAATGCAGGGCTTATATTCGGACTTGACTTGACTACTATAGCGATTTTGGGTGCAGCGTTCATAATTGTAATTGTCATTATTGTCTATCTAATACTCAGAGGAAGGAAACCTCCGACTACACCTCCATCTACTCCAACACCTCCACCAACTTAATTATACTCCACACTGAAGACAGATGTAACATAATAACTAGGTAAGTGTAAACTCTCAGTTCATTCTCGGATATTAAGATTTCTCGAAAATCTTATGTTTGTATCTACAAATTTTTAAAAGAGTTGTTAATTATACTCCATGTTTTTGTTGGAGAAGGAGATTATCCGAAAAAAAATTTGGAAGTTGATGGAAGAATCTGGTATAGCAAGGTTTCCAAAACCTATTACAGGTAGAATTCCAAACTTTGAAGGTTCAGATAAGGCTGCACAAAGGCTGATTAACCTAAAAGAATTTACAAGTGCAAAAGTAGTAAAAGTCAACCCAGATTCTCCCCAATCACAAGTGAGAAGAGGTGCACTTTTGAGTGGAAAATTGTTGATTATGCCTTCTCCAAGGCTCGGGAAGGGTTTTATACTTTTAGATTCAAAAAGGATTCAAAAAACATTTTTAAAAAAAGCTTCAACAATAAAGGGTGCCTTCGAATATGGAAGATTTTGCTCTCTTGAAGAATTACCTAAAGTTGACTTAATAGTTGCTGGGTCTGTAGCTGTTTCTAAGGATGGAGTAAGGGTAGGCAAAGGAGGAGGATATAGCGAAATAGAATACGGAATTTTAAGAGAACTCGGTTTAATTGGTGAAGATACGCCTATTTTCACCACAGTTCATGATGTCCAGATAATTGAAAAGGCTATAAAAGAAGATCATGATTTTATAGTAGATGCCGTAATTACATCAAGTAAAGTGATAAGGATAGAAAGGAAATCCTCCGAACCCAAAGGTATAATTTGGGATAAGCTTACCAAACAAAAATTGGAAAAAATGCCCATACTTATTGAGTTAAAGAGGATTTTAAATTCTAAAATCCAATAATGTATTTTGAAGTATATAGATAAAACGCCGTTTAAAAATAATCCATTAACTTTAAACAATGACCAAATCTAGGACTAATTGATTCCATCTTGGACCCACTTCCCTCACTACTCTGGTTTCCGATATTTTGTAAGGTACTTTCAGAGATGATTTAACTTCTTTTTCGGCTTCCTTTATCGGATCCTCACCTTTTGGAGCATGTAAGTGAGTGTAATAATGAATTATGCCACCCTTTGGTTTTAATGCACGAATAGCAATATCCATATAATCGATTGCCTTTTCTGGTAGCGGCATCAATACTCTATCTCCAAACCCTTTAAGAGAGTCTTCTATCACAGACTTTGCGTCTCCTAAAAACGGTATCACCCTGTCAACAACTTTATTCAATTTAATATTTTCCACCATAAGATCATATGCATATGGGTTTAAATCTATACTGAAAATTTTGGATTCTGGTTGATTTTTTGCAATTATTATTGAAAAGGACCCCACACCGGCGAACATATTGATTATCGTCTCTCCACTCTTCACCTTTTTAGCTATACGGGCTCTTTCAGTAGAAAGTCTAGGAGAGAAATAGACTTTTGCAACATCTACTTTAAAAATACAGCCATATTCTTTGTACAATGTTAATGTCTTGTCATCCCCCAAGATATACTCTAAATCTCTTGTACGATATTCTCCTGAGACCGATGTTGATTGCCTTAATACTGTCTTGATAGATTTAATTTTATTAAGAATTGTCTCAGCAATGATATACTTCTTGTCTAAAAGAGGTTCGGGTATCTTTATGATAGCGATATCTCCAATTATATCAAAGCTACTATATATTTGATGAATTTCATCAGTTGTCAGAACTTTTTCCAACTCTCTCTTTAACATCTTCGTCATTACTATAGAACCTCAGATCTATCTATCCATTATTCATAAGAATTTAATTTATTAACGTATTTACTGGTTTTTCCTAATACAATCTAGTATGGTTGTAAGATTTAAATCAAAGATAGAAATCTAAGTTGATTAATATGAAAGAAATTCTAATAAAAATCGGTGAGGAATTCAAACCTTCACTACAATTTAAAAAACTTTACTTCATTTATTTAATTTTAGCAATTCCGATCGTTGTTCTAACATGGTATATTCCTGTAACAATCTTTGCTCCATACATAGTCATCCTTATAGTGAGTCTTGTCGTTTTATTACCAATTCTGATTATCTTGATCTTCACAGCCTACTGGATTCCGAAATATTATGATACGATGCTCTATAAACTTACTAACAGTGAGATGACATGGAGAAGGGGAGTATGGTTCAAGAAAACAGGAATTATTCCTTATAATAGGATAACAAATATCGATATTGCTCAAGGTCCTATCTCGAGAGGGTTGAGAATAGCATCGCTTAAGATCCAGACTGCCGGCTATTCAGCACCTTCAAGTGGGCGTGCTGAAATAAGAATTGATGGTATTGAGCGGTTTGAGGAATTGAGAGAACAGATAATGGACCTTGTTAGAGGTAAGAAACCGATAGCAGTAGAGACGTACGAAGAAGATATCAATTTAAAAATTCATAATGAATTGGTGAAAATTAGAGAGTTGCTAGAAAAATCTTCAGAAAAATGATTAAGATATTAAATAAAAAATATGCATAAAAATTAATGTGGGTCACTCTTGAATAAATTCGAATGGAATAAGGGTGAATTTTTCCAAAGAGAAAAATGGGTTCCATTTAATGATAATATCAAAATGATAGGAAAACCATCATCTTTATGCTTAATTTGTAAAGGAGGACGGATGTTATGTGGAAAATTTCGGTGTCCGATAATCACTAAGGTTCAATCTTTAATTAAAACATCATCTTCAATTCCATTGACAAAAAATCTTCAAGGATCAACTCCACCTGGTACTTTTGTAGGACGTTTTGGCTATCCCAAAATTTTCATTGGTCCAATGCTTCCTCCATATCATGGTGATACGGAAATACTTGATACCCCTGAGCTTTGGGTAGGTAAATCAATTGACGAGATATTGGATTATCGATATAGTTTAGTTAGGGGTATGGTTAGGATGAATGTATCAGATGCAGCAATGG
Proteins encoded in this region:
- a CDS encoding PH domain-containing protein, with amino-acid sequence MKEILIKIGEEFKPSLQFKKLYFIYLILAIPIVVLTWYIPVTIFAPYIVILIVSLVVLLPILIILIFTAYWIPKYYDTMLYKLTNSEMTWRRGVWFKKTGIIPYNRITNIDIAQGPISRGLRIASLKIQTAGYSAPSSGRAEIRIDGIERFEELREQIMDLVRGKKPIAVETYEEDINLKIHNELVKIRELLEKSSEK